One part of the Futiania mangrovi genome encodes these proteins:
- the rnd gene encoding ribonuclease D: MIRTTSALADFCDRARKHPFVTVDTEFHRETTYWPKLCLVQIAISADDAVTVDPLAEGIDLAPLYALLADEAVLKVFHAARQDIEIFHVFGKVIPTPLFDTQIAAMVCGYGDQVAYDTLVRRICGVQIDKSSRFTDWARRPLNDKQVEYALADVTHLVTVYEAIRAELDRTGRADWVAEEMAVLANPATYETQPEDAWERIKGRVSNRRALLLLQRLAAWREETAQAQNVPRNRILKDDGLLELAHQKPVSADEMDRLRAVSRGFGRSGNGRAVLKVIEDALAVPDNALPRLPSRGDRPQVPAAVLDLLKVLLKACADDMGVAGRLVASAADLERLAAEPDGEHAVMHGWRREIFGNAALDLMAGRIGLRLKDGSVVLERD, translated from the coding sequence ATGATCCGCACCACATCGGCGCTCGCCGACTTCTGCGACCGGGCGCGCAAGCACCCGTTCGTCACCGTCGACACGGAGTTTCACCGAGAGACGACCTATTGGCCGAAGCTCTGCCTCGTGCAGATCGCGATTTCGGCGGACGACGCGGTGACCGTCGACCCGCTGGCCGAGGGGATCGACCTCGCCCCGCTCTACGCCCTGCTGGCCGACGAGGCGGTGCTAAAGGTCTTTCATGCCGCGCGCCAGGATATCGAGATCTTCCATGTCTTCGGCAAGGTAATCCCGACGCCGCTCTTCGACACGCAGATCGCGGCCATGGTGTGCGGCTATGGCGACCAGGTGGCCTATGACACGCTGGTGCGGCGCATCTGCGGGGTGCAGATCGACAAGAGCTCGCGCTTCACTGACTGGGCGCGCCGCCCTCTGAACGACAAGCAGGTGGAGTATGCGCTGGCCGACGTGACGCACCTCGTCACGGTCTACGAGGCGATTCGGGCCGAGCTCGACCGGACGGGCCGCGCCGACTGGGTCGCTGAGGAGATGGCGGTGCTCGCCAATCCAGCGACCTACGAGACGCAGCCCGAAGATGCGTGGGAGCGCATCAAGGGCCGCGTCTCGAACCGGCGCGCGCTCCTGCTGCTCCAGCGGCTTGCGGCCTGGCGGGAGGAGACGGCGCAGGCGCAGAACGTGCCCCGCAACCGGATCCTGAAGGACGACGGCCTGCTCGAACTCGCCCACCAGAAGCCTGTCAGCGCGGACGAAATGGACCGGCTTCGCGCGGTGTCCCGTGGGTTCGGACGCAGCGGGAACGGACGCGCGGTGCTCAAGGTGATCGAGGACGCGCTCGCGGTTCCGGACAACGCCCTGCCCCGCCTGCCCTCGCGCGGCGACCGGCCGCAAGTGCCGGCGGCCGTGCTCGACCTGCTCAAGGTGCTGCTGAAGGCGTGCGCCGACGACATGGGCGTCGCCGGTCGGCTGGTTGCATCGGCCGCCGACCTGGAGCGCCTTGCCGCCGAGCCTGACGGCGAACACGCGGTCATGCACGGCTGGCGGCGGGAGATCTTCGGCAATGCGGCCCTCGACCTGATGGCTGGCCGCATCGGCCTGCGCCTGAAGGACGGCTCCGTGGTGCTGGAGCGGGACTGA
- a CDS encoding Ppx/GppA family phosphatase: MGTRRLLGVIDVGSNSVRLVVYDLSDNIVVPLYNEKALCGLGRLDPETGRLAQAAADSARQTLRRFRRLVDAMDLTEIIAVATAGIRDAADGADFVTEVREELGLPLRVLSGDEEASYAALGVLSAIPDACGVAGDLGGGSLELVEVAHAQASPAHRVSLPIGPLRLPQGASPAEHRRAEEIIDTALDGVPWLSEAAGDTLYLVGGSWRAFAKAHMAQTNYPIHVLGGYAMPRGQALTFASLLARQSARSLGKLESISRRRQEILPLGALILERLIARTRVRNVVVSANGLREGLAHERLSIDPDADPLLMATAAVEGRRCRWPGLGRALDHWLAPLFAEDGPARLRLRLAAAKASDLGWRKHPDYRALQASEEVLYATWPGLTHAERVLIALAVGRRYDPKAQVPADAAAAMLLSPEEVAWAERLGLALRLGHLLAGGTVDILERARLELTDKTVALVLGVGEGSLTSEQVEKRLAQLARAFDRKPEIRTCDR, encoded by the coding sequence ATGGGCACGCGCAGGCTGCTGGGCGTGATCGACGTTGGATCGAACTCGGTCCGCCTCGTTGTCTACGATCTCTCCGACAACATCGTCGTGCCGCTCTACAACGAGAAGGCACTGTGCGGGCTCGGCCGGCTCGACCCTGAGACGGGCCGTCTGGCGCAGGCGGCTGCCGACAGCGCGCGGCAAACGCTCAGGCGGTTTCGCCGGCTGGTCGACGCCATGGACCTGACGGAGATTATCGCGGTGGCGACCGCGGGGATCCGCGATGCGGCCGACGGCGCCGATTTCGTGACCGAGGTGCGCGAGGAGCTGGGCCTGCCGCTTCGGGTGCTGAGCGGTGACGAGGAGGCGAGCTACGCGGCCCTTGGCGTGCTGTCGGCCATCCCCGACGCCTGCGGTGTCGCGGGTGACCTGGGCGGCGGAAGCCTGGAGCTGGTGGAAGTGGCGCACGCGCAGGCATCGCCTGCACATCGTGTCTCCCTGCCCATCGGGCCGCTGCGCCTGCCGCAGGGGGCGAGCCCCGCAGAGCACCGGCGGGCGGAGGAGATCATCGATACGGCCCTCGACGGCGTACCCTGGCTGAGCGAGGCGGCGGGCGACACGCTCTACCTCGTGGGGGGAAGCTGGCGTGCCTTCGCCAAGGCGCACATGGCGCAGACAAACTACCCGATCCACGTGCTGGGCGGCTACGCGATGCCGCGGGGACAGGCGCTGACCTTTGCGAGCCTGCTGGCCCGGCAGTCTGCGCGCTCTCTCGGCAAGCTCGAGAGCATCTCGCGGCGGCGGCAGGAGATCCTGCCGCTCGGTGCGCTGATACTGGAGCGGCTGATCGCGCGGACCCGCGTGCGCAACGTGGTCGTCTCCGCAAACGGCCTGCGCGAAGGGCTCGCGCACGAGCGCCTGAGCATCGATCCCGACGCCGATCCCCTGCTGATGGCGACGGCGGCGGTGGAAGGACGGCGCTGCCGCTGGCCGGGGCTTGGCCGCGCGCTCGATCATTGGCTGGCGCCGCTCTTTGCCGAAGACGGTCCGGCCCGGCTGCGCCTGCGGCTCGCGGCGGCAAAGGCGAGCGACCTCGGCTGGCGCAAGCATCCCGATTACCGCGCACTGCAGGCGAGCGAGGAAGTGCTCTACGCGACCTGGCCCGGCCTTACCCATGCGGAACGGGTGCTGATCGCGCTGGCCGTCGGGCGGCGCTACGACCCGAAGGCGCAGGTGCCGGCGGATGCCGCCGCCGCAATGCTGCTGTCGCCGGAGGAGGTTGCCTGGGCCGAGCGGCTGGGTCTTGCGCTGCGTCTCGGCCATCTCCTGGCCGGCGGCACCGTCGACATCCTGGAGCGTGCGCGGCTCGAACTGACGGACAAGACCGTTGCGCTGGTGCTCGGCGTGGGCGAGGGAAGCCTGACGAGCGAGCAGGTCGAAAAGCGTCTCGCCCAGCTCGCCCGGGCCTTCGACCGCAAGCCCGAGATCAGGACCTGCGACCGGTAA